Genomic window (Hippoglossus stenolepis isolate QCI-W04-F060 chromosome 11, HSTE1.2, whole genome shotgun sequence):
ATACTTGTTAGATTTCTGAATCACCTTCGCAATCAGCAGCTCAGACTAAGAGCTGTGTTGAAGTCGTGGCCTAATTTCCCCCGATATATAATATCCAGCACATTTCTCTCTTGTCCGTCTCAGGACCCTCTAGAAACGATACGAGCCAAGTGCGAGCAGACTGAACACTGTGTGCACCTCAAGGAGCGTTTGGAGGTCTGCGAAGCGCGGGTCGGCTCCAAGTCCAGCACAACGGAGGAATGCACAGAAGAGCTCTTTGACTTCCTGCATGCACGGGACCATTGTGTAAGTGAGGGTGGACACGAAGAGCCACTCTTTATTTAGATTATAAAAAGACCAGAGTACAGATAACTTGTTTTGTGAAGAGCTCAATCTGTGCCGCACTGATGTGAACTGTTCTGCTTTCTCACTACAGGTAGCACACAAGCTGTTCCACATTGTGAAATGACCGGCCTGCCCACTTCCAGAAACTATTTATGCGatcaaattgtaaaataatcCAGACAGCTCTGAAGACTATTGTTCTGTTTATTAATGTAAACGAGTTTTCTTGGGTCCCTGGAATAAACACATGTCACATTTTCTTTAGATCTTGCAGATTTCCAGACAGTGTCAGAAACTGTTACTAATTAATGAATCGCTGCTTGTATGGATGATGGACGCATACGTTTTAAATGGTGTTGAATCATCACCCATAATGTAGTAGCTTCATATGCAAAAGTAAATTTGCTGCTCCAGTAATGGAGTTTACCTCAGGTTTGGTCATAATTCATCATTCTgactagaaaataaaaaggtgttTGTTGGTTTCCAGTTTGTCAGAGTTGCTCTTCATCATTTTCCACACACCTGTGGTGAAGAGGTGATTGACTGTAATTTCAGTTTACAGAGCTACTAAAGAAATTAAGGCTTCATTTTACAAAATCGCTAGGGTGATAAATACAATTATCAGAATAATCAGTGATACATGTTATGGTTTTAAAACAATACTCCAATCGCATGAATTTCCCTGTCATGAATTTACTGTCAGGTTTattgaacaaataaataactataGTACTTTTAAATGAGAATTACCTTGAAATAATGTGAGGAGGGGAAAAACTATTCACATTTTTCCCCAACACTGTTAAGAGATCTGTATCAAATGTATGGCCCACTTCAGAGAAAGCCTTTCATTTGACCCATCTAACATCTACATGAGATATAAAGGCCACCAAACAGTGTATATGCATCGTAATCACATCAGGTGCGGCACCAAAAAGGCCCTCACACACTGATCGGATGTTCCCTTTACTTAATGACCATTTATGGAAGGAATACATTTTACTTTCCAACACCTGCAAAGCCAagaataatattcatattttgttctTATCAAATATCTAAACCCAGAGgcaatgatacaaaaaaaaaaatacagttatgttgataacatttttattcGTTTCCAAAAATCATATATTAAAAATCAAGGCATTATAAAAATaagttctttaaaaacaa
Coding sequences:
- the LOC118118286 gene encoding cytochrome b-c1 complex subunit 6, mitochondrial — protein: MVFERKMITYDDPDEEEEDAPEEEEEEEEEEEDLVDPLETIRAKCEQTEHCVHLKERLEVCEARVGSKSSTTEECTEELFDFLHARDHCVAHKLFHIVK